A genomic window from Micromonospora sp. WMMA1947 includes:
- a CDS encoding LpqB family beta-propeller domain-containing protein: protein MRRRVLALLLTGALLPAALAGCGIPDQTDVQVDGSAPAPESGVFNGSPARPPEPADSSEPVPFVENYLRAAAAGERDQAYARARKFLAAEARDLLTGKPQASEIELTVVRLREKPESTPPNNQGTSTVTLKVQQVGVLRADGTLGPPVASETQYVFELRRADPAGTGLLITELPNLLLASDAAVREYYRPRTVYFWNPDLTRLVPDQRYLPSSAPTERRITEVMKWLADRPSDWLAPAVTGLPDGTQLINNATGADGHWEINLNMPGANEQRLTRLGTQLAWSLSDLDGQVDLKIQNQKRLTVDLRRERVSTAAYPRGGDPMRYAVYDGAVRPLAFGTESRASAPLPPAENRNVVSASLARADDQVLAALVVTGPDNRRRLKVGTGPEPVASFSAGDRTFRAMSRPTWLRSLNKARPAGLVAADGRLYRFDGTARMSEIPLSVPGPVTAVAGSLDGHRIALVSGGSVFVAAVSVDGGVVSLGQPRRVTTLLTGVTVVDWVAENELALAGNEADRRSAIHQVTVDGAWETPLTVEIGAPVTQLAGYPGGGDRGLAAFSFMFETDGAAWRNNPFDYVKREQVLDVPAGSRATNPTAPFFLY from the coding sequence GTGAGGCGCCGCGTCCTGGCCCTGCTGCTGACCGGCGCGCTGCTGCCGGCCGCGCTCGCCGGCTGCGGCATCCCGGACCAGACCGACGTGCAGGTGGACGGGTCGGCACCGGCCCCCGAGTCCGGGGTGTTCAACGGCAGCCCGGCCCGGCCGCCGGAACCGGCCGACAGCAGCGAGCCGGTGCCGTTCGTCGAGAACTACCTGCGGGCCGCCGCCGCCGGGGAACGCGACCAGGCGTACGCGCGGGCCCGGAAGTTCCTCGCCGCCGAGGCCCGCGACCTGCTGACGGGCAAGCCGCAGGCCAGCGAGATCGAGCTGACTGTGGTGCGGCTGCGGGAGAAGCCGGAGAGCACGCCGCCGAACAACCAGGGCACCAGCACCGTGACGCTCAAGGTGCAGCAGGTGGGCGTGCTGCGCGCCGACGGCACGCTCGGTCCGCCGGTGGCGAGCGAGACGCAGTACGTCTTCGAGCTGCGCCGGGCCGACCCGGCCGGCACCGGCCTGCTGATCACCGAACTGCCGAACCTGCTGCTGGCCAGCGACGCGGCGGTACGCGAGTACTACCGTCCCCGTACCGTCTACTTCTGGAACCCCGACCTGACCCGGCTGGTGCCGGACCAGCGCTACCTGCCCTCGTCGGCGCCGACCGAGCGCCGGATCACCGAGGTGATGAAGTGGCTGGCCGACCGCCCGTCGGACTGGCTGGCCCCCGCCGTGACCGGGCTGCCCGACGGCACCCAGCTGATCAACAATGCGACCGGCGCGGACGGCCACTGGGAGATCAACCTCAACATGCCGGGCGCCAACGAGCAGCGGCTGACCCGGCTCGGCACCCAGCTGGCGTGGTCGCTGTCGGACCTGGACGGCCAGGTCGACCTGAAGATCCAGAACCAGAAGCGGCTCACCGTCGACCTGCGGCGGGAGCGGGTCTCGACAGCCGCCTATCCCCGCGGCGGCGACCCCATGCGGTACGCCGTCTACGACGGCGCCGTCCGTCCCCTGGCCTTCGGCACCGAGTCGCGCGCCTCCGCGCCGCTGCCGCCCGCGGAGAACCGCAACGTGGTCTCCGCGTCGCTCGCCCGCGCCGACGACCAGGTGCTCGCCGCGCTCGTGGTGACCGGGCCGGACAACCGCAGGCGGCTCAAGGTCGGCACCGGCCCGGAACCGGTCGCGTCGTTCAGCGCCGGCGACCGCACGTTCCGGGCGATGAGCCGGCCCACCTGGCTGAGGTCGCTGAACAAGGCCCGCCCGGCCGGTCTGGTGGCGGCCGACGGCCGGCTCTACCGCTTCGACGGTACGGCCCGGATGAGCGAGATCCCGTTGTCGGTGCCCGGGCCGGTGACGGCGGTGGCCGGTTCTCTCGACGGGCACCGGATCGCGCTGGTCTCCGGCGGCTCGGTCTTCGTCGCCGCGGTGAGCGTCGACGGTGGCGTGGTCAGCCTCGGGCAGCCCCGCCGGGTCACCACGCTGCTCACCGGCGTGACCGTGGTGGACTGGGTGGCGGAGAACGAGCTGGCGCTGGCCGGCAACGAGGCGGACCGGCGCTCGGCGATCCACCAGGTCACCGTCGACGGCGCCTGGGAGACCCCGCTGACGGTGGAGATCGGCGCCCCGGTGACCCAGCTCGCCGGGTATCCGGGCGGCGGCGACCGCGGCCTGGCCGCGTTCTCGTTCATGTTCGAGACGGACGGCGCGGCCTGGCGGAACAACCCGTTCGACTACGTCAAGCGGGAGCAGGTGCTCGACGTGCCGGCGGGCAGCCGTGCGACGAACCCGACCGCGCCGTTCTTCCTCTACTGA
- a CDS encoding phosphoribosyltransferase family protein: MRDLGGLWSDLTDLVLPAGCAGCGAGSVRLRHGFCGGCVRELESLRPAPTRPDPAPPGLPPCVALGPYGGALREGLLAYKERGRHGLARPLGALLAEVVATAAGPPGPVTLVAVPDTARAARARYGDHLDRLVRPAAARLRAAGWPVRVLRPLRALPRTDSVGLDSAGRAAAAEAAFRLRRPPAADRPGETVVLLDDIVTTGATLAAVSRMLHRAGMTPKAAAVLAATQKRRVR; the protein is encoded by the coding sequence GTGCGTGACCTGGGCGGGCTCTGGTCGGACCTGACCGACCTCGTGCTGCCCGCCGGGTGCGCGGGCTGCGGCGCGGGATCGGTACGGCTGCGGCACGGCTTCTGCGGCGGCTGCGTGCGGGAACTGGAGTCGCTGCGTCCCGCCCCCACCCGGCCCGATCCGGCTCCGCCCGGCCTGCCGCCCTGCGTCGCGCTCGGCCCGTACGGCGGTGCGCTGCGCGAAGGGCTGCTGGCGTACAAGGAACGGGGCCGGCACGGGCTGGCCCGGCCGTTGGGCGCGCTGCTGGCCGAGGTGGTGGCGACGGCGGCCGGGCCGCCCGGCCCGGTGACGCTGGTGGCGGTGCCGGACACCGCCCGCGCCGCCCGGGCCCGCTACGGCGACCACCTGGACCGGCTGGTGCGCCCGGCGGCGGCCCGGTTGCGCGCGGCCGGCTGGCCGGTACGTGTGCTGCGCCCGCTCCGGGCCCTGCCCCGCACCGACTCGGTGGGGCTGGACAGCGCGGGGCGGGCCGCCGCGGCCGAGGCGGCGTTCCGGTTGCGCCGCCCGCCTGCCGCGGACCGCCCGGGGGAGACCGTCGTGCTGCTCGACGACATCGTCACCACCGGCGCCACGCTGGCGGCGGTGAGCCGGATGTTGCACCGCGCGGGAATGACGCCAAAGGCCGCGGCGGTGCTCGCCGCAACGCAAAAGCGGCGCGTTCGGTGA
- a CDS encoding DUF58 domain-containing protein — translation MTWRAGLLLGAGALTLPAWPAPFLGVAVLTAAVLLLVLLDRALAVPPHALTVTRSGERTVRLGGTATVTLHLANPTDRTLYAQVRDAWVPSAGARPDVPPDRLLTVPPGGTATLPVRLTPTRRGDRPAVALTVRSLGPMRLGARQRAGRPATPRWTLRVLPRFDSRRHLPEKLARLRVIDGVQVTRGRGHGTEFDTLREYAVGDDVRSIDWRGSARRADVLVRTWRPERDRRLVCVLDTGRTSAVRLGDEPRLDTAIDAALLLTALAARAGDRVDLLAADTEIRARVTGSGRPALLARLVDAVAPLQPALAETDFELIAAEVLRRERQRSLVVLFTALEAGAIGDGLLPVLPRLATRHRVVLAAAGDPVLTGLATATPTGPDDPYAAASAWRALAERERVRAVLSRYGVTVVDVPGHRLAPAVADTYLRLKSLGQL, via the coding sequence ATGACCTGGCGGGCGGGTCTGCTGCTCGGCGCGGGCGCGCTGACCCTGCCGGCCTGGCCGGCGCCGTTCCTCGGCGTCGCCGTGCTGACCGCGGCGGTGCTGCTGCTGGTGCTGCTCGACCGGGCGCTGGCGGTGCCGCCGCACGCGCTCACCGTGACCCGTTCCGGGGAGCGGACGGTCCGCCTCGGTGGCACCGCGACCGTCACGCTGCACCTGGCCAACCCGACCGACCGCACGCTGTACGCCCAGGTACGCGACGCCTGGGTGCCCTCGGCCGGGGCGCGTCCGGACGTGCCGCCGGACCGCCTGCTGACCGTGCCGCCCGGTGGCACCGCCACGCTGCCGGTCCGGCTCACCCCGACCCGGCGCGGCGACCGGCCGGCGGTGGCGCTGACCGTACGGTCGCTCGGGCCGATGCGCCTGGGCGCCCGGCAGCGCGCCGGCCGGCCCGCGACGCCTCGGTGGACGCTGCGGGTGCTGCCCCGCTTCGACTCCCGCCGGCACCTGCCGGAGAAGCTGGCCCGGTTGCGGGTCATCGACGGCGTGCAGGTGACCCGGGGGCGCGGTCACGGCACCGAGTTCGACACGTTGCGCGAGTACGCGGTGGGCGACGACGTCCGCTCGATCGACTGGCGGGGCAGCGCCCGCCGCGCCGACGTGCTGGTACGCACCTGGCGGCCGGAGCGGGACCGACGCCTGGTGTGCGTCCTGGACACCGGCCGCACGTCGGCGGTACGCCTCGGCGACGAGCCTCGGCTGGACACCGCCATCGACGCGGCGCTGCTGCTCACCGCGCTCGCCGCCCGTGCCGGTGACCGGGTGGACCTGCTGGCGGCGGACACCGAGATCCGGGCCCGGGTGACCGGCAGCGGCCGTCCGGCGTTGCTCGCCCGGCTGGTCGACGCGGTGGCGCCGTTGCAGCCCGCGCTGGCCGAGACCGACTTCGAGCTGATCGCCGCCGAGGTGCTGCGCCGGGAGCGGCAGCGCAGCCTGGTGGTGCTGTTCACCGCGCTGGAGGCGGGCGCGATCGGCGACGGGCTGTTGCCGGTGCTGCCCCGGCTGGCGACCCGGCACCGGGTGGTGCTCGCCGCGGCCGGCGACCCGGTGCTGACCGGGCTCGCCACCGCCACCCCGACCGGCCCGGACGACCCGTACGCGGCCGCGTCGGCGTGGCGAGCGCTGGCCGAGCGGGAGCGGGTACGCGCCGTCCTGTCGCGCTACGGCGTGACGGTGGTGGACGTACCGGGGCACCGGCTGGCCCCGGCGGTCGCCGACACCTATCTGCGGCTCAAGTCCCTCGGCCAGCTCTGA
- a CDS encoding DUF4129 domain-containing protein → MSRWWTETVAALGDVVPLPLAALILLAVALLAALAWYFFPAWVPRRLPRFTIPRLRRPRLPRVRLPRLRLSRFRRRARRPRTDPPSVRLPSPRLPEPAAAGPGLADRLAAEGRYAEAVRERLREMVRLLVVRRVVEPRPGLTVVELTEAAARTRPQVGPALHAAGAIFSDLWYAQRPATAAHDRRMRELAADLRRELTGEEQR, encoded by the coding sequence GTGAGCCGGTGGTGGACCGAGACGGTCGCGGCCCTCGGTGACGTGGTGCCGCTGCCGCTGGCCGCGCTGATCCTGCTGGCGGTCGCGTTGCTGGCGGCGCTGGCCTGGTATTTCTTCCCGGCCTGGGTGCCCCGTCGGCTGCCCCGGTTCACGATCCCCCGGCTGCGGCGCCCGCGTCTGCCCCGGGTGCGGCTGCCCCGGCTGCGGCTGTCCCGGTTCCGGCGGCGTGCCCGCCGGCCGCGCACCGATCCACCGTCCGTGCGGCTGCCCTCACCCCGGCTGCCGGAACCGGCGGCGGCCGGACCGGGACTGGCCGACCGGCTCGCGGCCGAGGGCCGGTACGCCGAAGCGGTGCGGGAGCGGCTGCGCGAGATGGTGCGGCTTCTCGTCGTCCGGCGGGTGGTGGAACCCCGACCCGGGCTCACCGTCGTGGAGCTGACCGAGGCGGCGGCCCGCACCCGGCCGCAGGTCGGGCCGGCGCTGCACGCGGCCGGGGCGATCTTCTCCGACCTCTGGTACGCCCAGCGTCCCGCCACCGCCGCGCACGACCGGCGGATGCGGGAACTCGCCGCCGACCTGCGTCGCGAGCTGACCGGGGAGGAGCAGCGGTGA
- a CDS encoding DUF4350 domain-containing protein — MTATVVPETTTTAAALSAPRRRTYRLLVPLGLAVLLIVTTLVLRAIDRPDADEPGFLSPVATGDDGASRLAEALRAQGVPVRRETDLAAALRTAGAEPSTLFVPAPALVHPDRLGGLTTLPPGSRLVLVEPSRRVLTELDTPIEPADRRWAARAVPPDAGGTPCRLPEAVRAGAAAIDLQRYAGPAEVDSCYGGALLRAPGRIEVVLAGASDPFRNDRIDEWGNEALATGLLGAGRPLVWLDLLEPVPAPTRPSWSAEPFTEEPTQGGSGRSERPDPPDRADPPRENPLWGAFPPWFWALLVQLALAGLLVVLWRARQLGPPVSEPLPVTVRAAETVRGRARLYRRAGARDTVAETLRAAALDRLVTWLNLPPDTPDDEVAARVAERAGTDPERVADLLYGPAPEKDRELLELARDLDALTRTLAPHPSEGDTR, encoded by the coding sequence GTGACCGCCACCGTCGTACCGGAGACCACGACGACGGCGGCGGCCCTGTCGGCGCCGCGCCGGCGCACGTACCGGTTACTCGTCCCGCTCGGCCTCGCCGTGCTGCTGATCGTCACCACGCTCGTGCTGCGCGCGATCGACCGGCCCGACGCCGACGAGCCCGGCTTCCTGTCCCCGGTCGCCACCGGCGACGACGGCGCCAGCAGGCTCGCGGAGGCGCTGCGCGCCCAGGGCGTACCGGTGCGCCGGGAGACGGACCTGGCGGCGGCGCTGCGTACCGCCGGGGCCGAGCCGAGCACGCTGTTCGTGCCCGCCCCCGCGCTGGTGCACCCGGACCGGCTCGGCGGCCTGACCACCCTGCCGCCCGGCAGCCGGCTGGTGCTGGTCGAGCCGTCCCGGCGGGTGCTCACCGAGCTGGACACGCCGATCGAGCCGGCCGACCGGCGCTGGGCCGCCCGGGCGGTGCCGCCGGACGCCGGCGGCACCCCGTGCCGGCTGCCCGAGGCGGTCCGGGCCGGTGCCGCCGCGATCGACCTGCAGCGCTACGCCGGGCCGGCCGAGGTCGACAGCTGCTACGGCGGCGCGCTGCTGCGCGCCCCCGGCCGGATCGAGGTGGTGCTGGCCGGCGCCAGCGACCCGTTCCGCAACGACCGGATCGACGAGTGGGGCAACGAGGCTCTCGCCACCGGCCTGCTCGGCGCCGGCCGCCCGCTGGTCTGGCTCGACCTGCTCGAGCCGGTGCCGGCGCCGACGCGCCCGAGCTGGTCGGCGGAGCCGTTCACCGAGGAGCCCACCCAGGGCGGCAGCGGCCGGTCCGAGCGGCCCGACCCGCCCGACCGCGCCGACCCGCCCCGGGAGAACCCGCTCTGGGGCGCCTTCCCGCCCTGGTTCTGGGCCCTGCTGGTGCAGCTCGCCCTGGCCGGGCTGCTCGTGGTGCTGTGGCGCGCCCGCCAGCTCGGGCCGCCGGTGTCGGAGCCGCTGCCGGTCACCGTCCGGGCCGCCGAGACGGTACGCGGCCGGGCCCGGCTCTACCGCCGGGCCGGCGCCCGGGACACCGTCGCCGAGACGCTGCGCGCCGCCGCGCTGGACCGGCTCGTGACCTGGCTCAACCTGCCCCCGGACACGCCCGACGACGAGGTGGCCGCCCGGGTCGCGGAGCGCGCCGGCACCGACCCGGAACGGGTGGCCGACCTGCTCTACGGTCCCGCCCCGGAGAAGGACCGCGAGCTGCTGGAGCTGGCCCGTGACCTGGACGCCCTGACCCGTACCCTGGCCCCGCATCCGAGCGAAGGAGACACCCGGTGA
- a CDS encoding stage II sporulation protein M, with product MDLDAYVAEHGAEWRRLEHLTGRRRLDAAEVDELVALYQRTATHLSALRARAPEPALVNRLSHLVLAARARVTGRPRPSWAAVGRFLTADLPAALYRAWPWWCGVATAFSALSAFLIWFVASNPDTAAAFVGAEEAKQLVDSGFAGYYSEFSAPTFAFRLWTHNAWLAAQCLAAGVLVVPVFWLLWQNALNIGVVGGVMISYDRADVFFGMITPHGLLELTGIFVAAGVGLRTAWAWIAPPAHLGRGRALAEAGRLAAVVAAGLVGVFAVSALIEAFVTPAPVPIPLRVATGAAVWLAFLAYALVLGRRAVRAGRGT from the coding sequence GTGGATCTCGACGCGTACGTGGCCGAGCACGGCGCCGAATGGCGACGGCTGGAACACCTGACCGGGCGGCGTCGCCTCGACGCGGCCGAGGTCGACGAGCTGGTGGCGCTCTACCAGCGCACCGCCACGCACCTGTCCGCGTTGCGCGCCCGGGCACCCGAGCCGGCGCTGGTGAACCGCCTCTCCCACCTCGTCCTCGCGGCGCGGGCCCGGGTCACCGGCCGCCCCCGGCCGTCCTGGGCCGCGGTGGGCCGGTTCCTGACGGCCGACCTGCCCGCCGCCCTCTACCGGGCCTGGCCGTGGTGGTGCGGCGTGGCCACGGCGTTCAGCGCGTTGAGCGCCTTCCTCATCTGGTTCGTCGCCTCCAACCCCGACACGGCCGCCGCGTTCGTCGGCGCCGAGGAGGCCAAGCAACTGGTGGACTCCGGTTTCGCCGGCTACTACTCCGAGTTCTCCGCGCCCACGTTCGCGTTCCGCCTCTGGACGCACAACGCCTGGCTGGCCGCCCAGTGCCTGGCCGCCGGCGTGCTCGTGGTGCCGGTGTTCTGGCTGCTGTGGCAGAACGCGCTCAACATCGGCGTGGTCGGCGGCGTAATGATCTCCTACGACCGGGCCGACGTCTTCTTCGGCATGATCACCCCGCACGGGCTGCTGGAACTGACCGGCATCTTCGTCGCCGCCGGGGTCGGCCTGCGGACCGCCTGGGCCTGGATCGCCCCGCCCGCGCACCTCGGACGCGGCCGGGCTCTCGCCGAGGCGGGACGGCTCGCCGCCGTGGTCGCCGCCGGCCTGGTCGGCGTCTTCGCGGTCTCCGCGCTGATCGAGGCGTTCGTCACCCCGGCGCCGGTGCCGATCCCGCTGCGGGTGGCGACGGGCGCCGCGGTGTGGCTGGCCTTCCTGGCGTACGCGCTGGTGCTCGGCCGGCGCGCGGTCAGAGCTGGCCGAGGGACTTGA
- the mtrA gene encoding MtrAB system response regulator MtrA, whose product MRARVLVVDDDPALAEMLGIVLRSEGFVPSFVADGERALAAFRDSRPDIVLLDLMLPGMSGIDVARAIRGESGVPIVMLTAKSDTVDVVLGLESGADDYVVKPFKPKELVARMRARLRRGEDVAPEMLTIGPPGNQITIDVPAHTVSRDGEEVKLTPLEFDLLVALARKPRQVFTREVLLEQVWGYRHAADTRLVNVHVQRLRAKIEPDPERPEIILTVRGVGYKAGTG is encoded by the coding sequence ATGAGAGCCCGGGTACTCGTGGTCGACGACGACCCCGCCCTCGCCGAGATGCTCGGCATCGTGCTGCGCAGCGAGGGCTTCGTGCCGTCCTTCGTCGCGGACGGCGAACGGGCGCTGGCCGCCTTCCGTGACAGCCGACCCGACATCGTCCTGCTCGACCTGATGCTGCCGGGGATGAGCGGAATCGACGTGGCCCGCGCCATCCGGGGCGAGTCCGGCGTGCCGATCGTGATGCTGACCGCCAAGAGCGACACCGTCGACGTGGTGCTCGGGCTGGAGTCCGGCGCCGACGACTACGTGGTGAAGCCGTTCAAGCCCAAGGAGCTGGTGGCCCGGATGCGGGCCCGGCTGCGCCGGGGCGAGGACGTGGCGCCGGAGATGCTGACCATCGGCCCGCCCGGCAACCAGATCACCATCGACGTGCCGGCGCACACGGTCAGCCGCGACGGCGAGGAGGTGAAGCTGACGCCGCTGGAGTTCGACCTGCTGGTCGCGCTCGCCCGCAAGCCGCGTCAGGTCTTCACCCGCGAGGTGCTGCTGGAGCAGGTCTGGGGCTATCGCCACGCGGCGGACACCCGCCTGGTCAACGTGCACGTGCAGCGGCTGCGCGCCAAGATCGAGCCGGATCCGGAGCGACCCGAAATCATCCTCACCGTGCGGGGCGTGGGCTACAAGGCGGGTACCGGATAG
- the mtrB gene encoding MtrAB system histidine kinase MtrB, whose product MLTSLPESPTPAPRRLHAVRALWLALVGRVARLVAAVHQAWRRSLQVRVVTITLVASSLLVGGFAYLIADKITSILLENAETDVRLRLSNGSEYAAKQFNLYSQPQEAQLQNTIDGTVNYLAGGDPTQTSGVVVAITADNFAEFIEPRTTPDVPVGTVIGDELRATVASGKVAHQIRTGSLGGERTKYLVYGSPVPTKFGQVELYYLVPLARQDATAADARATVVATGVALVLLLGLLAALVTRLVVTPVRVAARTAQRLSAGLLDQRMVVSGEDDLALLAASFNQMATNLQRQILRLEEMSRLQRRFTSDVSHELRTPLTTVRMAADLIFAERDEFDPAVARSAELLQAELDRFEELLTDLLEISRFDAGFAVLDSEPTDLVPVVHRVAERLAGLAERVGVTIELDLPDTPVIAEVDPRRVERVLRNLVGNAVEHGEAKPVRITLGQDQSAVAITVRDHGVGLKPGEEKLVFNRFWRADPSRARQTGGTGLGLSISLEDARLHGGWLEAWGAPGQGAQFRLTLPARAGDRLTTSPLRLVPADATVPFGGPRDGELPAIAPGGGVAALTAGPATGGDHAEARP is encoded by the coding sequence GTGCTGACCTCGCTGCCCGAGTCGCCGACCCCCGCACCCCGCCGCCTCCACGCCGTGCGGGCGCTCTGGCTCGCCCTGGTCGGCCGGGTCGCCCGGCTGGTGGCCGCGGTGCACCAGGCGTGGCGGCGGTCGCTCCAGGTCCGTGTGGTCACCATCACGCTGGTGGCGTCGAGTCTGCTGGTGGGCGGTTTCGCCTATCTGATCGCTGACAAGATCACGAGCATCCTGCTGGAGAACGCCGAGACGGACGTGCGGCTGCGGCTGAGCAACGGCAGCGAGTACGCGGCCAAGCAGTTCAACCTCTACAGCCAGCCGCAGGAGGCGCAGCTCCAGAACACCATCGACGGCACCGTCAACTACCTGGCCGGTGGCGACCCCACCCAGACCAGCGGCGTGGTGGTGGCGATCACCGCCGACAACTTCGCCGAGTTCATCGAGCCGCGGACCACGCCCGACGTGCCGGTGGGCACGGTGATCGGGGACGAGTTGCGGGCCACCGTCGCCTCCGGCAAGGTCGCGCACCAGATCCGTACCGGCTCGCTCGGCGGCGAGCGCACGAAATACCTCGTCTACGGCTCCCCGGTGCCCACCAAGTTCGGGCAGGTCGAGCTCTACTACCTCGTACCCCTGGCCCGGCAGGACGCGACGGCGGCCGACGCCCGGGCCACGGTGGTGGCTACCGGCGTCGCGCTGGTGCTCCTGCTCGGCCTGCTGGCCGCCCTGGTCACCCGGCTGGTGGTGACGCCGGTACGGGTCGCCGCGCGCACCGCGCAGCGGCTCTCCGCCGGCCTGCTCGACCAGCGCATGGTGGTCTCCGGCGAGGACGACCTCGCCCTGCTGGCCGCCTCGTTCAACCAGATGGCGACGAACCTGCAACGGCAGATCCTCCGGCTGGAGGAGATGTCCCGGCTGCAACGCCGGTTCACCTCGGACGTCTCGCACGAGCTGCGGACGCCGCTGACCACGGTCCGGATGGCCGCCGACCTGATCTTCGCCGAGCGCGACGAGTTCGACCCGGCGGTGGCCCGCAGCGCCGAGCTGCTCCAGGCCGAGCTGGACCGGTTCGAGGAACTGCTCACCGACCTGCTGGAGATCAGCCGGTTCGACGCCGGGTTCGCGGTGCTGGACAGCGAGCCGACCGACCTGGTGCCGGTGGTGCACCGGGTCGCCGAGCGGCTGGCCGGGCTGGCCGAGCGGGTCGGGGTGACCATCGAGCTGGACCTGCCGGACACTCCGGTGATCGCCGAGGTCGACCCGCGCCGCGTCGAGCGGGTGCTGCGCAACCTGGTCGGCAACGCGGTCGAGCACGGCGAGGCCAAGCCGGTACGGATCACCCTGGGCCAGGACCAGAGCGCGGTGGCGATCACCGTTCGGGACCACGGTGTCGGCCTCAAGCCGGGGGAGGAGAAGCTGGTGTTCAACCGCTTCTGGCGGGCCGACCCGTCGCGCGCCCGGCAGACCGGCGGCACCGGGCTGGGCCTGTCGATCAGCCTGGAGGACGCCCGCCTGCACGGCGGCTGGCTGGAGGCGTGGGGCGCGCCCGGGCAGGGCGCGCAGTTCCGCCTCACCCTGCCGGCCCGGGCCGGGGACCGGCTCACCACCAGCCCGCTGCGGCTGGTGCCGGCCGACGCCACGGTGCCGTTCGGCGGTCCGCGCGACGGCGAGCTGCCCGCCATCGCGCCCGGCGGCGGCGTCGCGGCGCTGACCGCCGGTCCGGCCACCGGCGGCGACCACGCGGAGGCACGGCCGTGA
- a CDS encoding MoxR family ATPase yields the protein MTGPVTTTAPSGARAALHRLRAEVAKAVVGQDAVVTGLVIALLCRGHVLLEGVPGVAKTLLVRTLAAALDLDAKRVQFTPDLMPGDVTGSLIFDQRTAAFTFREGPVFTNLLLADEINRTPPKTQSALLEVMEERQVSVDGERRPLPDPFIVVATQNPVEYEGTYPLPEAQLDRFLLKLTVPLPEREEELGVLRAHHAGFDPRDLRAAGVRPVAGAADLAAARAEVQRVHVAEPVLGYIVDLCRGTRAAPALELGASPRGVTALLNAAKAWSWLAGRDHVTPDDVKAVARPTLRHRLRPRPEVELEGITVDAVLDSVLATVPTPR from the coding sequence GTGACCGGACCCGTCACGACCACCGCCCCGTCCGGCGCCCGCGCCGCCCTGCACCGGCTGCGCGCCGAGGTCGCCAAGGCCGTCGTCGGGCAGGACGCCGTGGTCACCGGCCTGGTGATCGCGTTGCTCTGCCGGGGGCACGTGCTGCTGGAGGGCGTACCGGGAGTGGCCAAGACGCTGCTGGTGCGGACGCTGGCCGCCGCCCTCGACCTGGACGCCAAGCGGGTGCAGTTCACCCCGGACCTGATGCCCGGCGACGTCACCGGCTCGCTGATCTTCGACCAGCGCACCGCCGCGTTCACGTTCCGGGAGGGGCCGGTCTTCACCAACCTGCTGCTCGCCGACGAGATCAACCGGACCCCGCCGAAGACGCAGTCCGCGCTGCTGGAGGTGATGGAGGAGCGGCAGGTCTCCGTCGACGGCGAGCGCCGTCCGCTGCCCGACCCGTTCATCGTCGTGGCCACCCAGAACCCGGTCGAGTACGAGGGCACCTACCCGCTGCCCGAGGCGCAGCTCGACCGCTTCCTGCTGAAGCTGACGGTGCCGCTGCCGGAGCGCGAGGAGGAACTGGGCGTGCTGCGCGCGCACCACGCCGGCTTCGACCCGCGCGACCTGCGTGCCGCCGGCGTACGCCCGGTTGCCGGCGCCGCGGACCTGGCCGCCGCCCGGGCGGAGGTGCAGAGGGTGCACGTGGCCGAGCCGGTGCTCGGCTACATCGTGGACCTGTGCCGGGGCACCCGGGCCGCCCCGGCGCTGGAGCTGGGCGCCTCCCCCCGGGGTGTCACCGCGCTGCTGAACGCCGCCAAGGCGTGGTCCTGGCTGGCCGGTCGCGACCACGTCACCCCGGACGACGTCAAGGCGGTCGCCCGTCCGACGCTGCGGCACCGGCTGCGTCCGCGTCCGGAGGTGGAGCTGGAGGGCATCACCGTGGACGCCGTGCTGGACTCGGTGCTGGCCACCGTGCCGACGCCGCGATGA